A region of the Scatophagus argus isolate fScaArg1 chromosome 14, fScaArg1.pri, whole genome shotgun sequence genome:
TCTCCAATCCCAAGTCCatttagagtgtgtgtgcgtgttgtccTGCAGGATCTATTGCAGGGTTCCAGTGCAGCACACCTTCAATGTAGTACCTTTTTTAAATTAGCTCCCAGGTCACTTCTACAACAGGGAAAGCAGATAAAAACGACATTAGCCATCACAGGAACCAAATCAAAGAGGGTTTATTGGACTGATAAACTGTGAATCTCTTACTTTAGATTCCTCAGTCTCTGTGCTACCTGCCTCTGAATCAGGGTCCTGTAGGATAAAAGTTAGAATTGACAAGATAGGAACCATTTCGATTTCTCGGGTAATGACAAAAAAGGATTCTCCTCATCGTCATATGCATtgcaaaaaaaaggaaaaagaaaacaaaagtctaGAGTCTAAACTTCAACATGCACTCACGTTGGACTGCTGAGTGCCTTGGACTTGTCTTGCTTTTGCTTCAAGGACGTAATAGACGCTTGAGTCTAAACCAAGTGACTCGCTGTCATGctgtaaatacaaaatgttcTGCCTGTTTCAGTTAAAGCCGGAAACTGTCTGCGGGGGATGGGAGAAGATTTCATCTTCTATCAGATAAAAGGCTGTATTGTACCAAACATGGATGATCCTGCACTGGCCATGAATGTTAGGGGAATAAACACAGCATTAATCTGATGGCTACTGGAGGTTactgcttgtgtgtgcttgtgatgaTGTCTAGGTCGGAGGTGTGTGGCGTTCTCTCTTCACTGAGAGTACTGAGACAGGTCTAAAAGATGTTCAGATAATGAACAATACCCTTCAATACTGTTGatgtctgtcctgtctgtctggaCTATTATTGACTTTCAAATGCAtctctgctgccaccttgtgTTCAAATTGATATTATATTACAACAACATATGAAGGTCATACGCATCTtacctgtgcatgtgtgtttgtgtatttgaatTTCATGTTCTTGTAAAATTCTCTTTTTGGTAGCAAATAGAGCAGCACCAAGTCACACACTACAGTGGCCTGAAAAAGAACCGGAAATATTTTAGCTTGTTTCCAAATGATTTGACAGATTATAAATAATGGTTATTAACGAGGCTGCAACGTACCACTCCAAATATTCCCACTCCAGAGCCTATAGCTGTCAGTGTTGGGATTATGTCAAATTTTCTTGCCTGTGAAAGACAAAGTGCCAATGATtcaatgttttctttcaccCTATACAAGTCAGAAATTTGTATCAATAGAATATAAAAGACTCACCAGTGACTGCACAATGATATCTATCCTGATCCCAAACACCTTGAGAAGGGTTCTTTTCTGAACCTTGTCTTCCAAATAATGCTTTGCATACCTACAAACAGTAATGTGTCATGTTACGTTTCATGGAATGCATTTGCCAAAGTGTTTggtaaatattttctttgtacaCCTTGAAAAATAGAGCCAGAATAAtgttttccccctgtttccagtctttatgctaagcttaTGTAAGAGAGTGGTAtctttcttctcatctaactctcagtgaaaatgcaaaataagcATTTTTTCCAAAATCTTAAAGAGGTATTTCTGCAGTGAAAGCAGTTTATGCACATCCAGTGATGGATATTTGCTCACCTGAAATTGTAGCCAACTGAAGCTCTGGCTTTGTCAGTCTCATCAGGGTTTCCGTACAGGCCGTGAAAGTTGTACTTTGGTTTACAGTGTTTTACATCTACATCAAAGTTACATGTCCAGTCGACCACAATACCAATGGCCCCACCCTGTCAGGACACACGTAATGCATACTGATATAAGTCTACATGATaacaagagagacaaaagaaagaaaccaccAAATAACCCTGATTATTAGAGGGAATGGACTTAAAAAACATTCCTATCCATTCGGTGTTGAGTGACAGTCTGAGAAAGCTGACTTACCACTCTGGCTATTGTTTCAAAGTTGAAGCCAGACAGTTTAACTATGTCTCCCAATCTGAATATGGGACACAGTGGAGCATCCTCTGGCTCATGAAGACAATGGCTGATGTATTCAGCATCAATACCTTCCACCAGGTTACTCCTGAAAACACAATTGGTCATTACAAAATGCAGTTATATTGCATTATTACTGCATTATTAACATCACACTGAGTTCCAAAACATTGTTAAATGATCACCTGTTATTTAAAAAGCTTCCTTCATCCTTCAACATCATCTACAGCACAAATGAATGGGTTTAAACCCATAGTGTGGCAAAACTTTCAAGCTTGAAGGGCTTTTTCAGTAAATTAGACTTTGAGAGATcgaattaatgaaataaaaataaaaaacactatAAATAGGAGCAGCAGAAGCCAAAGTATCCTGACTATTACTTCCTGGAAAGACTCAAGCTCCAAAAACAATAGCTCCTACGATTCCCATACTGCAGTTCATCACAATCTTTTATTAATCTTCCCTGCCTGGTAAATGACCATGTCTTTAAAAACTCTATGCCCTGAGttttaactacatttttttgtcagttcTTCATGTCTCACGTCAAACTCAACCTAACCTCAGGGACATCATCAGGCTTATTTTGTCAAACTTCTCCAGAGTCACAGAGGATACTGTTTCACTAGCAGAGAAGCCCTAACCCTGACAAGTAAACATGTGATTTTATCATTAATTGCTTATTTAAATGCAACATGGATGAAGTCCATCACCTTGTGACGCCAAATAAGGGGAACGTCACAGAATTTTTGATGAAGAGTGTGTAGTTCTCTGCAGACATCAACAGAGGGGGACTGGatggaaataaacagaagagaaaatagTATCAAATCACAGAATCATTACCAATCATTGTCACATGCATTGCAAGTCAGTATTAGTTTGCAGTATGAATAATTCAGTGTTTCCACATACTCTGGTATGTTGAGATCATTTTCAACAGGGCACCAAGCCAACACCTCACAGGTCTTAGTGGTGCTCACACAGACTCCCGTCATTTGTccttgaaacagaaacacagaagcacatgtgTTTCGAGCAGCAGAAATAAGACGCATGCTTTAATCGTCTTATCTTGAACTGGCATCAACCACGGCTAGCAAGATAGAAAAGTGAAGCAAAGCAAGCGCTGAAATAAGCTGTTTCCTTTATCTGGGCCCGGTCCTTACTTATAATTTCTCACCCTGTTATCGGCTACTTTGCTATCAAGCTCTCTCATCGTGTGCTAGCTGAGTCCACGGACAGTTCTCTAGGAGGCGTTCAGTCTCTGACTTTCCACTTGAGCCCACCGGTTTGTTTAGCCACAGGGGCGTCCCCCCCATGTTTACTTGTCTACAAGCCTAGAGACAGAATGCCGCTTCTAAAGAGCTGCTAGCACCTGGAGGTGAATTTGACTGGTCTGAAACAGACAGATCTAAAGCTTTGACTAACACTGGTCTTATTGAAGTGGATGTGAGTCACAGAGGACTTGAAAGGCTCAGAATGTAACCCTGGGACAGATGGAGGACAATAAATTTATATAACTGTTCTTTGAACTTGCTGATGATGCTGTGTATATTTGGAGCTATTAAAAAAGCTCATAACTTtggttatttgtttttaatgtctcCGTGTGCGCATGATTTATGTCAGCCCTTATGCACAGGAGTTATTGTGACATCTAGCTTAAATATACATGCATGTGTCTGCTTGCCTAAGGCAGGGTTTTACTTGCGTGCCTCAGAGATCAGTAAGCCGAATACACACACTACGTGTTTGGTTGCTAAGAGCGGTTGTTGATTtaatctcttcttttttctcactGCTGGACAAGACCGATGCATGAATTATTACGTCTGAATGTTTACCTTAGCAGTGACAATGACGAGTCAGATCTGGTGTATTTTGGtttgtggtttggtttgatACCCTGTCACACAACAGTTCAGAAGGGCCACAACCCATTTTGCAAATACACTGTTTCATAACCTGACATGGTCCTCTGCTCCATACAGTACATTATGGGGCTGTCACTGACTTTGGGAAGTTTAAGTTTAAGGAGGGCTTTAATCTCTGGTGAAACTAAACAAGATAATAAAAAGCCAAAAACTTGGATTGATTTGAGTTTGACTGCAGACGGGCAGACAGTTACTTAGTGAGGACTGCTGAAGTCACACACTGTCAGGCCGTCAGGATTTACCGTGTCCCGTACGTTTGAAACTCCCTCCTTCACAGTCGGCGTTTGTGCTGCAGTTGTGCTTGCCTGCGAGCTGTTATACACAAGAGATTTGGGTCAGTGTGTGAAGGCAAGCGTGGAATGTGAATTTGAAGAAACAACTGGTTCattcaaatatgaaaacaacaaagtgaaaataaagtttggAATTTACTGTGATATTCTGTAGCATATAGAAAATTGCTGGTTCTGTCATCATGAGGCCAATATGTTTAAAAAGATCTTTTCTGGTATTCAACATTTACACAATTACCCAATTACTGAAACAGTCTTGGAATGAGACACAATTTCCGTTTTGTTTTACTATTTATGGAAGTGTATAAGTtagagggagaaggagaaaacagagaggaaaaagaaatgagggaGAAGacgagaagaaaaagaagaaaggatcACCTACCTCTGGACACTTTCCCATCTTTTGACCTTCAGTTATAATGTAGTTTGTCATAACCACAAAAGATGAGTCTCCCTGGGGTTTAGGATTGACAGAAgtaatgtgttatttttttttcttttttgaaatatCATTACGCCATGAAATGGACAGTAACAAAGAAGGATGCAGTAGTTGTTAAACAACATGCTAAAGTTTACTGTAGTTAGTCTGTCAAACATTAGCTGTATTCCAGTGTGACCTTACTGACACCATCAAACAAAAGCTTTTACATCCCAAAAagtcatgtcagtgttgttctgtCCACGGTCAGTTTTCAGCTTAAGGGCATGGTTTGACATCTTGGGGAATGTGCTTTTTTGCCTTCTTGCTGAGAGCTAAAAAAATTTGTCTCTCATCATTCGTGTAAATTTGACTGGTGGTCtttttgttcagtctgtgtTCATTTGCCCCAAACAGCCATTGTACCAACTATACAGAAGTTAGCTGTAAGCCTGCTAGCAATGGATGCACCAACCACATCTGAGGTTGGGCGTccgtttgtgtttgtctgatcGCTCAGCCCCAGAACTCAGCAGAGACTgcagttttgtctttctttttttctttttatccctTTGATCTTTCACATCTTTGCATCAGTTTCATGCTGACTGAGGGCAAATTTGCATCTAATCATACCTTTCCATTGGCTTGCATTCTATGTATGCTTGTATGCATTCTCGCTGCCTCTGAACACACAGTTAGAGGTGCTGTTGGCcagattttgttgcctttgtaCATAGTCAGGCAAGATGTTTCCCCAGTCTGTATTCTATGttaaactaagctaagctaagctacactatgctaagctaagctaaccagcctCTGGCTATATTTAGCATGACAGTTATAAAAGTAGTATGCTGAACTATTATCTTAACattattcatatatattttgATAAGAGGGCTCTTTCTTGATATAAGGTGGTAGATCTGATACACTGACCATTAAGATCATTGTCACAGGGAGCATAATCAGAATGTGAActattttattcagtttctgTCAAACTCAACCCGCCCACTCAACCCACGTGGGCGGGAgtactcacagataaagaggtggttttcagaataaaaataaactggtAGCTGATACCTGACTAAAGTTTGAGACCAAAGTGACCTTTTCATCTTTGGTTTGGGGTTAACATGGCAAACCAGGTGACCAACCTGCTCTGAATTAAAAAAGGACCACACCCAATCCTCAAGGCAAACAGaacagcatcactgtgtggtttCTTTCCTACAGATAACAGGACCTAGCAACATTTTAAGTaaacaaagacatttatttgaGTTTTACTTTTGATAGGTTGTTTGCTCTCTTCTTTACTGGATTCACACAATGACTTTTGGAACACACGCAGACGCTTTGATGTTGACAAATCATTATCATTGTGTCATCACTGATTAGATTTGGCATAAAATCTGGTCAAACACGGATGTTTTGAAAGCATGACTCAGCcttgatttttttgtcatgatCTGACCAGAGACCAGAGAAACGTTATTCAGGGATAAAAGATTTTGATGTTGTTCGTCTGACTCAACCTGAAGTTTATTCACTCTGACAGTTTGATTCATGCACTTAATGGCATCTGAGTCTGACCCAGATTTACCATAATCCTGCCAATAATGGTCAGTGACTTGCTCCAGGTACAAAACAGATTACTGACCAATAAGGAGTCATGCGATGAGCACATATTGAATGTTCCCACATGAGTGAAAGGCTTCAGCCAATCAGTCACCAACCTGCGAAGGGAAGACATAGTCAGCCACATCCCAGACTCTCTCAGTTCCATTCACATTGGTATAGCCCACACCCTTCATTTTGCTGAAGACAGAGCTTACTGCCGTGTCTGTGGACTGGTAGCCTTTCTCGTATATGAAAACCCACCTGTAAGAGGCACAGAAAGCATTTTGTCAGGCAGGGCATGTATAGCGGTGATGTCACAGATGTCAACAGTCTGCACATATCCCATATGCCGGCAGCAAACCCCACAGGGACACATGTTcaaacattgtgtttgtgcaatGTCAGGGTGCTCACACTCATCTCTTTACCACCAAAAATCTGACATGTGGAATCTCAATATACAGAATATTtactaatatttattttaaagtggACTCTTGCCACTTTCCAAATATGTTACGTGTCTGTTAAGAAACTGAAAGTGACTCATCAACAAAGTCAATAGGATGTGTTACCATAACGTTAGACACCACTAATTACACGGGCAGTAATGAAACTTTCCCAGCTAATCTACAGACAGTAAGTCTGAGGAATCGGAATAGTGataataaaatgtcagcttGCGTGTTTATTAATACAATCTTGATTCAAGTATCAGCCAGTGTTTTTGGCTTGCTGTCTGTTGGAGCTGCttgtcatgtttcagatgtCAATAAGCTGTTAGCAGTCCTACCAAAGGGACGTTGTCCCTTTGTCTCTGCCactagaaagaaagaaacgtGAAAGAACATTTGATTTGTCTTTGGGCTGGTCTTCTGTAAAAACATGACAGCGCAACATGGTGGACTCTATAGAAGAGGACCCTCTCCTTCTGTGCTGAATACTTTATTCCATTTTTGCCACTGCATTTTTACACTGCACCTTCAAATAACTGTTTTAGACTCAAAGAAGTGAacatacaaaatgttttatatgttaaattcaccaaaaaaagcaaagattagaggaaaaaaa
Encoded here:
- the p2rx1 gene encoding P2X purinoceptor 1 isoform X2, with the protein product MKSQITKAFSDFFFEYETPRQVLVRNRRVGVVCRLIQLGVLAYIIGWVFIYEKGYQSTDTAVSSVFSKMKGVGYTNVNGTERVWDVADYVFPSQGDSSFVVMTNYIITEGQKMGKCPELAGKHNCSTNADCEGGSFKRQMTGVCVSTTKTCEVLAWCPVENDLNIPDPPLLMSAENYTLFIKNSVTFPLFGVTRSNLVEGIDAEYISHCLHEPEDAPLCPIFRLGDIVKLSGFNFETIARVGGAIGIVVDWTCNFDVDVKHCKPKYNFHGLYGNPDETDKARASVGYNFRYAKHYLEDKVQKRTLLKVFGIRIDIIVQSLARKFDIIPTLTAIGSGVGIFGVATVVCDLVLLYLLPKREFYKNMKFKYTNTHAQHDSESLGLDSSVYYVLEAKARQVQGTQQSNDPDSEAGSTETEESKK
- the p2rx1 gene encoding P2X purinoceptor 1 isoform X1; translated protein: MKSQITKAFSDFFFEYETPRQVLVRNRRVGVVCRLIQLGVLAYIIGWVFIYEKGYQSTDTAVSSVFSKMKGVGYTNVNGTERVWDVADYVFPSQGDSSFVVMTNYIITEGQKMGKCPELAGKHNCSTNADCEGGSFKRTGHGQMTGVCVSTTKTCEVLAWCPVENDLNIPDPPLLMSAENYTLFIKNSVTFPLFGVTRSNLVEGIDAEYISHCLHEPEDAPLCPIFRLGDIVKLSGFNFETIARVGGAIGIVVDWTCNFDVDVKHCKPKYNFHGLYGNPDETDKARASVGYNFRYAKHYLEDKVQKRTLLKVFGIRIDIIVQSLARKFDIIPTLTAIGSGVGIFGVATVVCDLVLLYLLPKREFYKNMKFKYTNTHAQHDSESLGLDSSVYYVLEAKARQVQGTQQSNDPDSEAGSTETEESKK
- the p2rx1 gene encoding P2X purinoceptor 1 isoform X3; the encoded protein is MKSQITKAFSDFFFEYETPRQVLVRNRRVGVVCRLIQLGVLAYIIGWVFIYEKGYQSTDTAVSSVFSKMKGVGYTNVNGTERVWDVADYVFPSQGDSSFVVMTNYIITEGQKMGKCPELAGKHNCSTNADCEGGSFKRTGHGQMTGVCVSTTKTCEVLAWCPVENDLNIPDPPLLMSAENYTLFIKNSVTFPLFGVTRSNLVEGIDAEYISHCLHEPEDAPLCPIFRLGDIVKLSGFNFETIARVGGAIGIVVDWTCNFDVDVKHCKPKYNFHGLYGNPDETDKARASVGYNFRYAKHYLEDKVQKRTLLKVFGIRIDIIVQSLARKFDIIPTLTAIGSGVGIFGVATVVCDLVLLYLLPKREFYKNMKFKYTNTHAQDPDSEAGSTETEESKK